A window from Acropora palmata chromosome 14, jaAcrPala1.3, whole genome shotgun sequence encodes these proteins:
- the LOC141865994 gene encoding uncharacterized protein LOC141865994 isoform X2, with translation MAFVSQKRTSVGKWLLVQSLMALTAAVFLCKAHQDCYNGGTWKNGTCLCNDGFTGKFCEKGVVPNPHLGVYVAQWTFPSAVIRAKSAVQGEHIAVVPETAVTLMKYVSMTTRCAWHRMD, from the exons ATGGCTTTCGTGTCTCAGAAAAGAACAAGCGTTGGAAAATGGCTGCTTGTACAGTCATTGATGGCACTCACAGCAGCCGTGTTCTTATGTAAGGCACACCAGGACTGTTACAACGGCGGAACTTGGAAGAATGGCACTTGTCTTTGCAATGATGGCTTTACGGGAAAATTTTGCGAGAAAG GTGTTGTCCCCAATCCGCATTTGGGAGTGTATGTTGCCCAGTGGACTTTCCCGT cTGCTGTCATACGCGCGAAGAGTGCTGTCCAAGGGGAACATA TTGCTGTCGTACCCGAAACTGCTGTTACCTTGATGAAAT ATGTGTCGATGACGACACGATGTGCCTGGCACAGGATGGATTGA
- the LOC141865994 gene encoding uncharacterized protein LOC141865994 isoform X1 gives MAFVSQKRTSVGKWLLVQSLMALTAAVFLCKAHQDCYNGGTWKNGTCLCNDGFTGKFCEKDACVQCPDGTRCLAFETCCLVSRWLHRFGCCPYGYGMCCPVSELPDMCCPTNSRCCPQSAFGSVCCPVDFPVCCHTREECCPRGTYCCRTRNCCYLDEICVDDDTMCLAQDGLKTPAIKSFSSSRKFLSLIRAGRPKTSMKNRVRIIEEDQVEKN, from the exons ATGGCTTTCGTGTCTCAGAAAAGAACAAGCGTTGGAAAATGGCTGCTTGTACAGTCATTGATGGCACTCACAGCAGCCGTGTTCTTATGTAAGGCACACCAGGACTGTTACAACGGCGGAACTTGGAAGAATGGCACTTGTCTTTGCAATGATGGCTTTACGGGAAAATTTTGCGAGAAAG ACGCTTGTGTTCAGTGCCCCGATGGAACACGTTGTCTTGCTTTTGAAACGTGCTGTCTTGTTAGTCGTTGGCTTCATCGCTTTGGATGTTGCCCGTACGGATATGGAATGTGTTGTCCTGTCTCTGAACTGCCTGATATGTGTTGTCCCACTAATTCAAG GTGTTGTCCCCAATCCGCATTTGGGAGTGTATGTTGCCCAGTGGACTTTCCCGT cTGCTGTCATACGCGCGAAGAGTGCTGTCCAAGGGGAACATA TTGCTGTCGTACCCGAAACTGCTGTTACCTTGATGAAAT ATGTGTCGATGACGACACGATGTGCCTGGCACAGGATGGATTGAAGACTCCTGCGATTAAGTCCTTCTCAAGCTCAAGAAAGTTTTTGTCGTTAATCAGAGCAGGAAGGCCAAAGACCAGCATGAAGAACAGAGTCAGAATCATTGAAGAAGATcaagtggaaaaaaattaa
- the LOC141866043 gene encoding uncharacterized protein LOC141866043 — translation MEFKAFVLCLAFFVVTASGATLCKCAEKKEVVSKYTVEVDDGKTKVDETVEIDTDKETEAIHVPDNGDTDPSAPGEVDAIFDFKQNMAMHRLSRQKACFLSNSTDKLPKPADLHNLLEAEDGKGSAKVKASSTTEYVVTGTLNDRSILSDEMANLCAKFPIYLIKEKSLGVGVEHLQRQKRRFCFYIYVRYCFRYGCFYVTVLRCY, via the exons ATG GAGTTCAAAGCGTTCGTTCTGTGCCTTGCTTTCTTCGTTGTGACCGCATCGGGGGCCACACTTTGTAAATGCGCAGagaaaaag GAAGTGGTATCTAAGTACACTGTCGAAGTTGACGATGGAAAGACGAAGGTTGATGAGACAGTTGAAATTGACACCGACAAGGAAACAGAGGCCATCCACGTTCCAGACAATGGCGATACCGATCCCAGTGCCCCTGGGGAGGTGGATGCCATCTTTGACTTTAAACAG AACATGGCTATGCACCGATTGTCCAGGCAGAAGGCTTGTTTTCTGAGCAACTCTACGGACAAATTACCAAAGCCTGCTGACCTCCATAATCTGCTTGAAGCG GAAGACGGCAAGGGTTCAGCTAAGGTTAAAGCTTCAAGCACGACGGAGTATGTGGTTACTGGCACTCTCAATGATCGCTCGATCTTGAGTGATGAAATGGCGAACTTGTGCGCTAAGTTTCCCATTTATCTCATCAAGGAGAAAAGCCTTGGGGTTGGCGTGGAACACCTTCAAC GGCAAAAAAGACGTTTCTGTTTTTACATCTACGTTCGATATTGCTTTCGTTACGGGTGTTTTTATGTCACGGTGTTACGCTGCTATTGA
- the LOC141866583 gene encoding uncharacterized protein LOC141866583: MNSEKLNLSRKQFFRRRKKTLAAPGPIHTCSGATKKLPQNNKPLLDGLWTTLISTASKPEMANYIRNSNICMQEIIPDIVKGKIKHNEQRKGNQVRSLRVLYEGGLISKRKYTSIRNSSDVVKETGKKKKNQKTELMKGSEIPKILPYKTLMSFVKAIEIGEVLSLEDMASKYSLESTSGVYRPLKPFLLRLADMYLFLDSKNPCLHWFNGKKGVLHVAIGADGAPFGKDDTATAYLVSILNFLNRVQSCNDNHLLMGANCAEDTPLMKQYTKHLVEEMKLIEGTKLTTDQGHEVEFCFQLIPADMKWLSSMSGELNNCAIYFSPFANVNQTDKTTIGGSIGGPKATWQPWDYSKRIQVAEKVAKFKAKLKDPDGKQRPEVTKLIAKEKSRQEFVPPLGKYVDLAKAEPLHNTNNAWQHWFSALLPVAMQYSDQAKMKTATMVSDLPNSSPLVALLKCIRETVKCGRLCNSINRWFSEKRKKGISFSYRFTGLESKRFSWNFAHLTEILLQIDKLSSGSVLKLHTLAFIGVQIRDAAAIYSRVDVSKQQVEDLKGLCQNIFTANRLLLDGVNPTVWTMGYAIPYHTSQLFETLGYGLGLNSMQGREAKHVKLAKYVENTCNVKKSMRWWIVFRHEFVCLIWLREMDPYSVIYHQEKKKDPDSYIPKRVKDHDERFCYCGLLKLNVTDEGCMVCTDNVMKLVKQSVFTGKVNNELQQFLK, encoded by the exons GCAGAAAGAAGACCCTGGCTGCACCTGGGCCAATCCATACTTGCTCTGGAGCCACAAAAAAGTTACCGCAAAACAACAAACCATTGCTCGATGGTTTGTGGACAACATTAATATCCACCGCATCAAAACCTGAGATGGCCAATTACATTAGAAACTCAAATATCTGCATGCAAGAGATAATTCCAGATATTGTGaagggaaaaataaaacataatgAACAAAGGAAGGGAAATCAGGTGAGAAGCTTGCGTGTACTGTATGAAGGAGGTCtcataagcaaaagaaagtaCACAAGCATTAGAAACAGTTCAGATGTTGTGaaagaaacaggaaagaaaaagaaaaaccagaaaACAGAACTTATGAAAGGAagtgaaattccaaaaattttgCCTTACAAAACACTGATGAGCTTTGTCAAAGCCATAGAAATTGGTGAAGTGCTATCATTGGAAGATATGGCCAGCAAATATTCCTTAGAATCAACATCTGGTGTTTACAGGCCCTTGAAACCTTTCCTGCTGAGGCTAGCTGATATGTACTTATTTCTGGATTCAAAAAACCCCTGCCTGCATTGGTTCAATGGGAAGAAAGGAGTTCTGCATGTAGCTATTGGGGCAGATGGTGCTCCCTTTGGGAAAGATGATACAGCAACAG cCTACCTTGTGAGCATTCTGAACTTCCTGAACAGGGTACAGAGCTGCAATGACAATCACCTCCTGATGGGTGCTAATTGTGCTGAAGACACTCCCTTAATGAAGCAATACACCAAGCATTTGGTAGAAGAAATGAAGCTGATTGAGGGAACAAAACTCACCACTGACCAAGGCCATGAGGTCGAATTTTGCTTCCAGTTGATCCCAGCTGACATGAAATGGTTGTCATCCATGTCAGGGGAGCTCAATAACTGTGCCATTTACTTTTCTCCATTTGCCAATGTGAACCAAACTGACAAAACAACTATTGGTGGCTCTATTGGTGGACCAAAGGCAACTTGGCAACCATGGGATTACTCCAAGCGGATTCAAGTTGCAGAGAAAGTTGCAAAGTTTAAAGCCAAGCTGAAAGATCCTGATGGGAAACAAAGACCAGAGGTCACCAAGCTAATTGCCAAGGAGAAATCTAGGCAAGAATTTGTTCCCCCGCTAGGCAAGTATGTGGATTTAGCTAAAGCTGAGCCACTCCACAACACTAATAATGCCTGGCAGCATTGGTTTTCAGCTCTCCTGCCAGTGGCCATGCAGTACAGTGACCAAGCGAAAATGAAGACAGCAACAATGGTCTCAGACCTTCCAAACTCTTCACCACTGGTGGCACTTCTGAAGTGTATACGAGAAACCGTAAAGTGTGGAAGGCTTTGCAACAGCATCAACAGGTGGTTTAGTGAGAAGAGAAAGAAGGGCATCTCATTCTCCTACAGGTTCACTGGCCTGGAATCAAAAAGATTTTCATGGAATTTTGCTCACCTTACTGAGATACTGTTGCAGATAGACAAGCTGTCAAGTGGGTCTGTCCTAAAGCTGCACACACTAGCATTTATTGGTGTGCAAATCAGGGATGCTGCTGCCATTTACTCCAGAGTTGATGTAAGCAAACAGCAAGTTGAGGATTTAAAGGGATTGTGCCAGAATATTTTCACAGCAAATCGTCTCCTGTTGGATGGGGTGAATCCTACCGTATGGACCATGGGCTATGCTATTCCATATCACACCAGCCAGCTGTTTGAGACGCTTGGGTATGGGCTTGGCCTAAACTCTATGCAGGGTCGAGAGGCTAAACATGTCAAGTTGGCAAAGTATGTAGAGAACACTTGCAATGTGAAGAAAAGCATGAGGTGGTGGATTGTGTTTCGTCACGAGTTTGTCTGTCTCATATGGCTTAGGGAGATGGACCCCTACAGTGTTATTTACCAtcaagagaagaagaaagatcCTGATTCCTACATACCCAAGAGGGTTAAAGATCATGATGAaagattttgttattgtggtCTTCTTAAGTTAAATGTCACTGATGAAGGTTGCATGGTATGCACAGATAATGTGATGAAGCTAGTGAAGCAAAGTGTTTTTACTGGAAAAGTTAACAATGAACTCCAACAGTTCCTAAAATAG
- the LOC141865658 gene encoding uncharacterized protein LOC141865658, with product MSVLPLGYHTQVRADQTKQCDLPDCENSNPNEDWLLLTGCFHSFHKTCLNDVISCPLCKDFLKDKIEELGKIAKQAILNPSSSSDVADDREEGSDSGLDSLSETTAIREMGQDEFNNVIRQLNNEIASLDPTSKPLITCNYSHNTTTSECHHPTRGHSRSNNSQVKCPHCPQNLCTENSDSGFSRCTCSWHRNQNQAQSVTQAASTQQINVIRNQHMDVTEWLLPSYICQSTIGGRLDGSNACTVIAMLTASHFLEISILQQLQGLKSQSP from the coding sequence ATGTCTGTATTACCTCTTGGATACCATACTCAAGTTAGGGCAGACCAAACAAAACAGTGTGACTTACCAGACTGTGAAAATTCAAACCCAAATGAAGACTGGCTTCTTCTGACAGGTTGCTTCCATTCTTTTCACAAGACTTGTCTAAATGATGTTATTTCATGCCCACTATGCAAGGACTTCCtgaaagataaaattgaaGAACTTGGGAAAATTGCAAAGCAGGCAATTTTAAATCCCTCTTCAAGTTCAGATGTAGCAGATGACAGAGAGGAAGGCTCAGATTCAGGGCTTGATTCACTCTCAGAAACTACAGCTATCAGAGAAATGGGTCAAGATGAATTCAACAATGTTATACGTCAACTCAACAATGAAATAGCAAGTCTGGATCCAACATCAAAACCATTAATCACTTGTAACTATAGCCACAACACAACCACAAGTGAATGTCATCATCCTACTCGGGGACACAGCAGATCTAACAATTCACAGGTTAAATGTCCTCACTGTCCACAAAACCTCTGCACTGAGAACTCAGACAGTGGTTTTTCTAGATGTACTTGTTCATGGCACAGAAATCAAAACCAAGCACAGAGTGTAACTCAAGCAGCCTCAACACAACAAATAAATGTCATCAGAAACCAACACATGGATGTTACTGAGTGGCTTTTGCCTTCGTATATTTGTCAATCAACTATAGGTGGTAGACTCGACGGAAGTAATGCTTGTACTGTTATTGCTATGCTTACTGCATCGCACTTTTTAGAAATCTCTATACTTCAACAACTTCAAGGCCTTAAGAGTCAATCTCCCTAA
- the LOC141865659 gene encoding uncharacterized protein LOC141865659, translating to MAARGEFFRSYHLPVLSAEQNDSQSGEIILIDESQQCIFWISTNQSSFLRSDQSDHSDKRSIGQCFVPDCNHTQESHTCKFFRFPKNSLERKRWIRQIRRDDREPNDGSRVCRCHFRGGDKKASPEVFERNKSKLFDFEEPKPSKRGTKRKSCPLKENLLLPDNTKTETETLSLPSKVDDQAAKVENIILEAKLENKQRELEETKQKEKYARKCYTVANLSDRVICMETGLPNKDIFQIVVSYVERFKDSVNYFYDWKVECLSLEDQIFITLMKLRQNYTNLHLAQLFACSDKTISNVVLTFVHVLHKLLYQDCMVIVPSREKNKTSMPGSFSLFGNCRMVIDCTDIKVAVPGLMSDQKVTYSSYRGINSFKVLIGVAPNAVITYVSKLYPGSTSDKEIVRDCGILEHFETGDLVLADKGFLITDLLPNGVSVNIPPFLNKGKFTASEIKLTKSIATCRIHVERANARLKEFKILSFIPSYMRCYAEKILQLCASLGNLQYPLIKEISHSLEFD from the exons ATGGCGGCGCGGGGTGAATTTTTTCGTAGTTACCATTTACCAGTGTTATCTGCCGAACAGAATGACAGTCAATCTGGAGAGATTATTCTAATAGACGAGTCTCAG CAATGCATTTTCTGGATCTCAACAAACCAGTCGAGCTTTCTCAGGAGCGACCAGTCCGATCACAGTGATAAGCGAAGTATCGGTCAATGTTTTGTTCCCGATTGTAATCACACACAGGAAAGTCATACCTGTAAATTTTTTCGTTTCCCGAAGAATTCCCTCGAAAGAAAGCGCTGGATTAGACAGATACG GCGAGACGACAGGGAACCGAACGATGGATCCCGAGTTTGCAGGTGTCATTTTCGTGGAGGAGACAAGAAAGCTTCACCTGAAGTCTTCGAACGAAATAAAAGTAAGCTGTTTGATTTTGAGGAGCCAAAACCCTCGAAACGTGGAACGAAGAGAAAATCATGTCCTTTGAAGGAGAATTTGTTGTTGCCTGACAATACGAAGACTGAAACTGAAACCCTAAGCCTGCCTTCAAAGGTGGATGACCAAgctgcaaaagttgaaaacattatACTTGAAgcgaaacttgaaaataaacaaagagaaCTCGAGGAGACGAAGCAGAAAGAAAAGTACGCCAGGAAATGCTACACAGTAGCAAATCTTAGTGACAGGGTAATCTGTATGGAAACAGGCCTTCCAAATAAGgatatttttcaaattgttgtttCTTACGTAGAAAGATTCAAGGACTCTGTCAATTACTTTTATGACTGGAAAGTTGAGTGCCTTTCACTTGAAGATCAAATCTTCATTACTCTGATGAAACTTCGCCAAAACTACACCAATCTTCATCTAGCCCAGTTATTCGCATGCAGTGACAAAACAATCTCTAATGTTGTGTTAACGTTTGTTCATGTACTCCATAAGTTACTGTATCAAGACTGTATGGTTATTGTGCCATCACGAGAAAAGAATAAGACATCAATGCCAGGTTCCTTTTCGTTGTTTGGCAATTGTCGCATGGTCATAGACTGTACAGATATAAAGGTTGCTGTTCCTGGCCTCATGAGTGATCAAAAAGTCACCTATTCATCATACCGTGGAATTAATAGCTTTAAGGTTCTGATTGGTGTGGCACCCAATGCAGTCATCACTTATGTCAGCAAGTTGTATCCAGGATCTACTTCTGACAAAGAGATTGTAAGAGACTGTGGAATCCTTGAGCACTTTGAAACTGGAGATCTGGTGCTTGCAGACAAGGGGTTTCTCATTACAGACCTTCTACCAAATGGGGTATCAGTTAACATACCTCCTTTCCTAAACAAGGGGAAATTTACAGCTAGTGAAATAAAGCTCACAAAGAGCATTGCCACATGCCGCATTCATGTAGAGCGAGCCAATGCCAGGCTAAAGGAGTTTAAAATCTTAAGTTTTATTCCATCATACATGAGATGCTATGCTGAGAAAATTCTCCAATTGTGTGCATCCCTGGGCAATTTGCAGTATCCTCTTATCAAGGAGATAAGTCATAGCTTAGAGTTTGATtag